In Pseudomonas sp. p1(2021b), the genomic window CGGCAGCTTCACGGGTCAGGCTGACCGGCTTGCCCGGCACCCAGTCCAGCTCCAGCAACACCGCGCGGTAGTCCTGCAATTGGCCGTTGCACACCAGGTAGGCGCGCCCGCCCTTGATCGGGCTGTCATCGAGCTTGACCGGCACCACCCGGCTCTGGGCGATCGAGCGAATGCCCGAGGTGCGTGCGTGCAGGGTTGGGCCACCATCGAAGATGTCGATGTAGTGCTCGGTCTCGAAGCCTTCGCGCATGAGGATGTCGAACGTGATCTGCGCCCGTGGGTGGACCTGGCCCATGGCTTCCTGGGCTTCGTCCGGCAACAGCGGCACATAGATCGGGTAATGAGGCATCAACTCGGCGAGGAAGGTGCGGCTCTTCAGGCCGCACAGGCGCTCGGCATCGGCATAGTTGAGGTCGAAGAAGTTGCGGCCGATGGCGTCCCAGAACGGCGACTCGCCCTGCTCGTCGCTGTAGCCGACGATCTCGGTGACCACCGAATCGGCGAAACGCTCAGGGTGCGAGGCCATGAACAGCAGGCGGCCACGGGAGTTGAGTTCGGCCCAGCTACTGTTCACCAGCTCCGGCAAGACATAGAAGCTGGTCAGCAGGCTGTTGCCGGTCAGGTCGTGACACAACGACAACACATGGATCTTGTTGTGGATCTTCAACTCGCGCGAGGCGTGCACGAAGGTCTCGTTGCGAAAACTGTAGAACGGCTCGGAGTAGCCTGCCGAGGCGACGATCGCCGAGCAGCCGGCGAGCTTGCCGGTCTCGCTGTCTTCGAGCACGAAGAAATAGCTCTCTTCACCGTTGAAGCTCACTTCGGCAGCGAAGGAGGTTTCCGAGGCAGCGATCTTGTCGCCCAGGCGACCGGCGTCGTCCGGCAGCGAGGTGACACCAATGGGGCTGTCGGCAGCCATACGCTGCACTTCGTTCAGGTCCGCCATTTGCGCGGGGCGCATCACCAGCATGGTGTCACTCCTTTGGGAAAACAGGCCGACAGGTCGGCACGGAAAAACGACGGGCGCGGTGTTCAACGCGCGCCCGCTCTGGAATTCAGGTATCGCCGGCCCTGGCCAGGGTCAGGGCCGGCGAAGGGACCGCAGCGCTGTCAGCTCTGGGTCAGCTTGGCCGCGGCACGCTCGAAGCGCGCCAGGCCTTCGTCGATGTCGGCATCCTCGACCACCAGGCTCGGGGCGAAACGCACCACGTCCGGGCCGGCCTGCAGGACCATCACGCCCTCCTTCTCGGCGGCATTGAGGATGTCCTTGGCCTTGCCCTTCCAGGCGTCGGCGAGTACGCAACCGATCAGCAGGCCGACGCCACGCACCTGGGTGAACAGGCCGGACTGCTGGCCGATCTTCTCCAGACGCGCCTTGAAGCGCTCGTGCTTGGCCTTGATGCCCGCGAGGGTTTCCGGGGTGTTGACCACGTCCAGCACGGCGCAGGCCACGGCACAGGCCAGCGGGTTGCCGCCATAGGTGGTGCCGTGGGTACCGACGGCCAGGTGCTTGGCAAGGTCGGTGGTGGTCAGCATGGCGCCGATCGGGAAGCCGCCGCCCAGGCTCTTGGCGCTGGTCAGGATGTCCGGAGTGACGCCGTAGTGCTGGTAGGCGTACAGCGAACCGGTACGGCCCACGCCAGTCTGCACTTCATCGAAGATCAGCAGGGCGTTGTGCTCGTCGCACAGTTTGCGGGCGCCTTCCAGGTAGGCCTTGTCGGCCGGCACCACGCCGCTCTCGCCCTGGATCGGCTCGATCACCACGGCGCAGGTCTTGTCGGAAATCTGTGCCTTGAGTGCTTCCAGGTCGTTGTACGGCACGTGGCTGATGCCGGTGATCTTCGGACCGAAGCCGTCGGAATACTTGGGCTGGCCACCGACGCTGACGGTAAACAGGGTGCGACCGTGGAAGCTGTTCACGGTGGCGATGATCTCGTGCTTCTCGGGGCCGAAGCGGTCATGGGCAACGCGACGGGCCAGCTTGAAGGCGGCCTCGTTGGCCTCGGCGCCGGAGTTGCAGAAAAAGGCGCGCTCGGCGAAGGTCGCGTCCACCAGCTTGTGGGCCAGGCGCAGGGCCGGCTCGTTGGTGAAGACGTTGGATACGTGCCAGAGGGTATTGGCCTGTTCGGTCAGGGCCTTGACCAGCGCAGGGTGGCAATGGCCCAGGGCGTTGACCGCGATACCGCCGGCGAAGTCGATCAGCTCGCGCCCGGACTGGTCCCAGACGCGGGAGCCCTCGCCTCGCACAGGAATGAAGGCCGCCGGAGAATAGTTGGGAACCATGACCTGGTCGAAATCGGCACGTTGCACCGGGGCTTGCTCAACGGACATCTGAGTCTCCTGAAGAGGAACGCTGGCCTGGAAGTGGCGAGCGATGAGGGGATTGTAAGGACTGATCGGCGCCTGTCCTTGCTGCCAGGCGACAACTTGTTACAGCGCTAAACCTTGTTTTACAGAGGTTTTCGGCAATGCGACAAACACTGTCGCAATCGCGCAGTGTAACGGGAGAGAGGGATTGGGTGAACGGCTGTTCACACAGGGAAGAAGAACACGTGTACCGCCCTCGCTGGCAAGCCAGCTCTCAAAGAACAACGCATGACCATTTGATTCGCGGCATCCTGTGGGAGCGGGCTTGTCCCGCGATTAGGCCGGGCCCGATATCACCGTCGCCTGGCAAGGGCTTCGCCCTTGATCGCGGGACAAGTCGGACCGCCGCACCGCCGCTCCCACAGGGGCAGCATTGGCCGCTTGTTCTCTGCGCGACAGCGCAGCCCGAAGGGCTGGGTGATTTCCCACAGTGATTTCGCAAGTCTTGAGAGTGGCGCAATCTCGGTGGAAGCTGATACGAGCAGCTTCGGACTCAGCCTTTCTCCGCCGGCGCCGAGCTCAACTCGAACGGGCTGCTGCTGCGTCGCTGGTTGCGGTCTTCCCGTGGCGTTGCGCCAAAGAAATTGCGGTAGGCACTGGAAAAATGCGGCCCCGAGGAGAAGCCGCACGACAAGCCGATCTGGATGATCGACTTGCTGGTCTGCATCAACATCTGCCGCGCCTTGTTCAAGCGCAGCTCCAGGTAGTACTGGCTCGGCACCCGGTTGAGGTATTGCTTGAAGATTCGCTCCAACTGGCGACGGGACACGCAGACATGCTGGGCGATCTCGTCGGTGGTCAGCGGCTCTTCGATGTTCGCCTCCATCAGCAGCACCGCCTGGGTCAGCTTCGGATGGCTGGAGCCCAGGCGATTCTGCAGCGGAATACGCTGGCGCTCGCCACCTTCGCGGATACGCTCGACCACCAACTCCTCGGACACCGCCCCCGCCAGCTCCGCCCCGTGGTCACGGGCCAGCACCGCCAGCAGCAGGTCGGTCACGGCCATGCCGCCACAGGCGGTCAGGCGATCACGATCCCAGTCGAACAGGTGGCTGGTGGCGATGACCTTGGGGAAACGTTCGGCGAAGTCGTCCTGCCAACGCCAGTGCACCGCCGCCCGATAGCCATCCAGCAAGCCCAGCGCCGCCAGCGGGTACACCCCGGCGGACAACCCGCCGATCATGCAGCCACTGCGCGCCAGTTGCTTGAGCGCAGCGGACAACGCCGAGCCCATGGCGGATGGCGGCTCGTCCGCCAGCAGAAACAACTTGTGACAACCTTCCAGGCGGCCATTCCACGGCTCGCCAGGCAAGCGCCAGTCACCATCCGGGCTGGCATCGGCTTGAAGGAAGGCCAGTTCGTAGACCACATCCGGGTGAACCCGCTGGGCCACCCGCAACACTTCCTCGGCCAACGCCAGGGTCAGCGGCCGGGTGCTCGGCCAGATGAGAAATCCGATTCGCTGGGTGGTCATAGGGCGTGGTCCGAAACCTGGGTTCGTTCGAGTCTGTGGCGCCGGGTCAGGCTGCGCTTCGCTGCGCAGCATGCCCTATTCTGGTGCAAAGGTGCAGCCTTTACTTCAGGCTGCCGGAGAGAAACTGCTTGAGTCGCTCCGACTGCGGGTTGACCAGCACTTCGCGCGGGCAGCCCCGCTCCTCCACCAGGCCCTTGTGCAGGAACACCAGCTGGTTCGATACCTCACGGGCAAAGCCCATTTCGTGGGTCACCACGACCATGGTCCGGCCTTCCTGGGCCAGCGACT contains:
- the argR gene encoding transcriptional regulator ArgR, translating into MTTQRIGFLIWPSTRPLTLALAEEVLRVAQRVHPDVVYELAFLQADASPDGDWRLPGEPWNGRLEGCHKLFLLADEPPSAMGSALSAALKQLARSGCMIGGLSAGVYPLAALGLLDGYRAAVHWRWQDDFAERFPKVIATSHLFDWDRDRLTACGGMAVTDLLLAVLARDHGAELAGAVSEELVVERIREGGERQRIPLQNRLGSSHPKLTQAVLLMEANIEEPLTTDEIAQHVCVSRRQLERIFKQYLNRVPSQYYLELRLNKARQMLMQTSKSIIQIGLSCGFSSGPHFSSAYRNFFGATPREDRNQRRSSSPFELSSAPAEKG
- the aruF gene encoding arginine/ornithine succinyltransferase subunit alpha gives rise to the protein MLVMRPAQMADLNEVQRMAADSPIGVTSLPDDAGRLGDKIAASETSFAAEVSFNGEESYFFVLEDSETGKLAGCSAIVASAGYSEPFYSFRNETFVHASRELKIHNKIHVLSLCHDLTGNSLLTSFYVLPELVNSSWAELNSRGRLLFMASHPERFADSVVTEIVGYSDEQGESPFWDAIGRNFFDLNYADAERLCGLKSRTFLAELMPHYPIYVPLLPDEAQEAMGQVHPRAQITFDILMREGFETEHYIDIFDGGPTLHARTSGIRSIAQSRVVPVKLDDSPIKGGRAYLVCNGQLQDYRAVLLELDWVPGKPVSLTREAADALGVGEGGSVRLVAV
- a CDS encoding aspartate aminotransferase family protein, producing MSVEQAPVQRADFDQVMVPNYSPAAFIPVRGEGSRVWDQSGRELIDFAGGIAVNALGHCHPALVKALTEQANTLWHVSNVFTNEPALRLAHKLVDATFAERAFFCNSGAEANEAAFKLARRVAHDRFGPEKHEIIATVNSFHGRTLFTVSVGGQPKYSDGFGPKITGISHVPYNDLEALKAQISDKTCAVVIEPIQGESGVVPADKAYLEGARKLCDEHNALLIFDEVQTGVGRTGSLYAYQHYGVTPDILTSAKSLGGGFPIGAMLTTTDLAKHLAVGTHGTTYGGNPLACAVACAVLDVVNTPETLAGIKAKHERFKARLEKIGQQSGLFTQVRGVGLLIGCVLADAWKGKAKDILNAAEKEGVMVLQAGPDVVRFAPSLVVEDADIDEGLARFERAAAKLTQS